A stretch of DNA from Catenulispora acidiphila DSM 44928:
TGCCCAGCTGGCGCAGTCCTGCGCCGCGATGCTGGCCCTGATGCACGCCGACGCCGCGCACGTGAAGGTCGGGACCGGATGGGACACGCGGGTCCGGGCCTTCGCCGACGCCGGAGTCCGCGTGCGTGCTCTGGCCGACGACGGAACCCTTGGCCGCGGCCAAACGCCAGAGGTCGGGCTGCGAGCGGTCCTGGCCCACCACGCGATCTTCGCGCTCAACCGAGCCGGACTGACTAGTGCGCAGCAGGCCGAATTGGCGCTGCTGGCCAAGACGGTCGTGTTCTCGCCGCCGTCCGACGTGTCGCCCCCTGGTGCCGCTGCTCCCGCCGGTAGCGTCGTCCAGATGGAGTCCACCATCACCCCCACCGCCGCCGACCAAGCCTCCGAACTGCGCGCCACCCTGGTCCAGAACCTCAAGGACGCGGACGTTCTGTCCGACCCGCGCATCGCCGACGCGTTCCTGGCCGTTGAGCGCCACAAGTTCCTGCCCGGCGTCGACCTCGCTACCGCGTATGCCGACGACGCTGTCACCGTCAAGACCGCTGACACGGGCATCGTCATCTCCGCCATTTCCCAGCCCACCATCGTGGCGACCATGCTCCGGCAGCTCGACCCGCAGCCCGGGGACCGCGTCTTGGAGGCGGGCGCGGCCACCGGCTACAACGCCGCGTTGATCGGAAACCTGGTCGGCCCCGACGGGTACGTGTGGACGATCGACGTCGACCAGGACCTCATCGACGGTGCGAACGCCCACCTGGCCGCAGCCGGGGTCGGCAACGTGACTGCGGTGCTGGGTGACGGTGGCGTGGGACTCCCCGAGCACGGTCCGTACGACCGGATCATCTTCACTGTCGGCGCGGGCGACGTGCCAGCCGTGATCCTGGACCAGCTCGCGCCCGGCGGACGCCTGGTTATCCCCGTGCGTATCCGGGGCGGGGTGTCCCGCGCGATCGCGCTTCAGCACAACGGCGACCAGTGGGTGTCGGTGTCCTCGGAGATGGCCACGTTCATGCCGCTGCGCAAGGGCATCGCCGACGACGAGCGCGTCATCACAGCCTTGAGCGATGACGGCGGCGTGACCCTACACACCTACGCCGAGCAGAACGTGGACACCGCCGCGATTACCAAGGCGCTGGACTACCCGGGGTACGAGGTGTTCAGTGGCGTGAAGTTCCGCAAGGGGACGACATGGGAGTGGCTGAACCTGTGGCTGACGTGTGCCCTTCCCAGTGGCATCTCCCGCATGCCGGCATCCGGACCGGAGGTCGAGTCCGGGAAGATCCGTCCGCAGTTCCCGTGGGGCTCGATGGCCGCCGTCGAGGCTGACACCATCGCCTACCTGTCGATGCGTGAAGGCCAGGACGAGTCCGGCCGCTTCTGGGAGGCTGCGGTCATCGGCCACGGCCCGAACGCTGCGGCGCTGGCCGAGGCCACGGGCGAGCAGATCCGGGCCTGGAGCGAGGGACATCGCGACACCGTTCCCACGTTCCGCGTCGCCACCGGCCCCAGCCGGGAAACGCTCCACGGCCGGTTCACGGTCGCCAAGCCCGGAAGCCGGATCGCCCTGGACTGGGCCTGACATGCCGGTCGACGCGATAGCACGCCGATTCCCGCTGGTGAGCCGGGTCAAGCCGCCGGGCCGGCCTCTGGCCGCCCGCGTCGCGGCCCTGGGGCGCACCCGGCGGGAATCGGCGCCGGACGACCACTACCAGCAGATCGCGCTCGCCTCAGAGGTGTTCAACGTCGCCGCTCTC
This window harbors:
- the fxlM gene encoding methyltransferase, FxLD system, whose translation is METTTWTHATVTLGVHGLTPATAGAMSAALESAIEDGDIVGFHFLRKDGGMRLRAAGPKAADRLPSVLDGLADRGLIAGWIFGIYEPEVEAFGGPAGMDAAHDLFCADSRAVLAHLAAVQAEGPGAREAAVLLLSTLLRGAQLDWYEIGDVWARIAAERPPVDAVPAGAQLAQSCAAMLALMHADAAHVKVGTGWDTRVRAFADAGVRVRALADDGTLGRGQTPEVGLRAVLAHHAIFALNRAGLTSAQQAELALLAKTVVFSPPSDVSPPGAAAPAGSVVQMESTITPTAADQASELRATLVQNLKDADVLSDPRIADAFLAVERHKFLPGVDLATAYADDAVTVKTADTGIVISAISQPTIVATMLRQLDPQPGDRVLEAGAATGYNAALIGNLVGPDGYVWTIDVDQDLIDGANAHLAAAGVGNVTAVLGDGGVGLPEHGPYDRIIFTVGAGDVPAVILDQLAPGGRLVIPVRIRGGVSRAIALQHNGDQWVSVSSEMATFMPLRKGIADDERVITALSDDGGVTLHTYAEQNVDTAAITKALDYPGYEVFSGVKFRKGTTWEWLNLWLTCALPSGISRMPASGPEVESGKIRPQFPWGSMAAVEADTIAYLSMREGQDESGRFWEAAVIGHGPNAAALAEATGEQIRAWSEGHRDTVPTFRVATGPSRETLHGRFTVAKPGSRIALDWA